One segment of Mycolicibacterium baixiangningiae DNA contains the following:
- a CDS encoding M20 family metallopeptidase, which produces MRRKRAAQGCLNRRWDTVRTISTDLHADPETAWHEVRAHRRLTTLLESEGFAVDRRAGGLDTAFHATAGIGPVHVAFVAEYDALPGLGHACGHNLIAAASVGAALMVCAAEDEVPGTGLTVHVIGTPAEEGGGGKILMLEAGQFAGIDAALMMHPGPADAPRAEPFAVAHWEVTYRGVGAHAAAYPHLGVNAADGFTVAQVAIGLLRQHLPPTVRVHGVVTEAGTAPNAVPDLATGRWYVRAGSLAELDDVERRIRACFTAGATATGCELQIRDESPRYSEFRTDEQLLDWFVGNATALGRDMTSPPPDGAAAMKTASTDMGNVSQHVRAIHPYLGIGSLPAVNHQRAFADAAVGPLAEQALRDGATAMAWTAIDFAADAATTSRCTPAGAAR; this is translated from the coding sequence CTGCGGCGGAAGCGGGCGGCGCAGGGGTGTTTGAACCGGCGCTGGGACACGGTGCGCACGATCAGCACCGATCTGCACGCCGACCCGGAGACCGCGTGGCACGAGGTGCGCGCCCACCGTCGGCTCACCACGCTGCTCGAATCGGAGGGATTCGCCGTCGACCGCCGAGCGGGAGGGCTCGACACCGCCTTCCACGCCACCGCGGGGATCGGCCCCGTCCACGTGGCATTCGTGGCGGAGTACGACGCGCTGCCCGGGCTGGGCCATGCCTGCGGGCACAACCTGATCGCGGCGGCCTCGGTCGGCGCGGCGCTGATGGTGTGCGCAGCCGAAGACGAGGTGCCCGGCACGGGGCTCACGGTGCACGTCATCGGCACACCGGCCGAGGAAGGCGGCGGCGGCAAAATCCTCATGCTGGAGGCCGGACAGTTCGCCGGCATCGATGCCGCCCTGATGATGCACCCCGGCCCGGCCGACGCCCCGAGGGCGGAGCCGTTCGCCGTTGCGCACTGGGAGGTCACCTACCGGGGCGTCGGCGCGCACGCCGCGGCATATCCCCATCTCGGGGTCAACGCCGCCGACGGGTTCACCGTCGCACAGGTCGCGATCGGACTGCTGCGCCAGCATCTGCCCCCGACGGTGCGGGTGCACGGCGTGGTCACCGAGGCGGGCACGGCACCGAACGCGGTGCCCGACCTCGCGACGGGCCGCTGGTACGTGCGTGCGGGCAGCCTGGCCGAACTCGATGACGTCGAGCGGCGGATACGGGCGTGTTTCACCGCGGGCGCCACGGCGACCGGATGTGAACTCCAGATCCGTGACGAATCGCCCCGCTATTCGGAGTTCCGCACCGACGAGCAACTTCTGGACTGGTTCGTCGGCAACGCCACGGCCCTCGGTCGCGACATGACGTCCCCACCGCCGGACGGCGCGGCGGCGATGAAGACGGCCTCGACGGACATGGGGAATGTGTCCCAGCACGTCCGGGCCATTCACCCGTACCTCGGCATCGGTTCGTTGCCGGCCGTGAACCATCAGCGCGCATTCGCCGATGCCGCGGTCGGACCGCTCGCCGAGCAGGCGCTGCGCGACGGTGCGACGGCGATGGCGTGGACGGCGATCGACTTCGCCGCGGACGCGGCCACCACCTCGCGATGCACGCCCGCCGGCGCAGCCCGCTAA
- a CDS encoding AMP-binding protein — protein sequence MAAMEPSIPVLLREQARQQPEAPAFTFIDHDVDPAGFRETLTWSQAWRRVEALAAVLAPCGSPGDRVAILAPQGLEYIIGFLAAMHAGYIAVPLSVPQFGIHDVRVSAALVDSAPVAVLTTSSVVDAVVPAVGAMRSSPSVIELDALDLDSAPVRSGTVAHHDVALLQYTSGSTRKPAGVVVTHRNVIANLDQVFSDYFEHEGKVAPAGLTLVSWLPFYHDMGLLLGTFAPVASGRHAVITSPMAFLQKPARWIQMLASHGPTFSAGPNFAFELAARRTSDADMAGLDLSRVKGIISGSERVHSATLRRFTDRFSAFGFRGAAMFPSYGLAEATLYVASSPPGQPPTTVRFDYEKLSAGHAKRCGGERGSELVSYGPPRACTVRIVDPDTQVENPAGKIGEIWIHGDNVAGGYWRNREASQRTFGAQLTEPSGDTPRGPWLRTGDLGVMSDGELFIVGRIKDLLIVDGRNHYPDDIEATIQEITGGRAAAISVPDDATERLVAIAEVKKRGSTEEEAMRTLHNVRRAVTSAVSKSHSVRVTDLVFVAPGSIPITTSGKVRRSACTECYRQEQFSRLDVGV from the coding sequence ATGGCTGCTATGGAGCCTTCGATCCCCGTACTGCTCCGGGAGCAGGCCCGGCAGCAACCAGAAGCGCCGGCATTCACCTTCATCGACCACGACGTGGATCCGGCCGGTTTTCGGGAGACGTTGACATGGTCACAGGCGTGGCGGCGAGTCGAGGCGCTGGCGGCGGTGCTCGCACCGTGCGGCTCGCCGGGTGACCGCGTCGCAATCCTCGCCCCGCAGGGTCTCGAGTACATCATCGGATTCCTCGCGGCGATGCACGCCGGCTACATCGCGGTGCCACTGTCCGTGCCGCAGTTCGGAATTCACGACGTACGCGTCAGCGCAGCGCTGGTCGACAGCGCACCGGTGGCGGTGCTGACGACGTCGTCGGTCGTCGACGCTGTCGTGCCCGCTGTCGGTGCGATGCGGTCATCGCCCTCAGTGATCGAGCTCGACGCGCTGGACCTCGACTCGGCTCCGGTGCGTTCGGGGACGGTGGCACACCACGATGTCGCGTTGCTGCAGTACACCTCCGGCTCCACCCGCAAACCCGCGGGCGTGGTGGTGACGCACCGCAACGTCATCGCCAATCTCGATCAGGTGTTCTCGGACTACTTCGAGCACGAGGGCAAAGTGGCGCCGGCGGGTCTCACGCTCGTGTCGTGGCTGCCCTTCTACCACGACATGGGCTTGTTGCTGGGCACATTCGCCCCCGTAGCGAGCGGCCGGCACGCGGTCATCACCAGCCCGATGGCCTTCCTGCAGAAACCCGCGCGGTGGATCCAGATGCTGGCCTCCCACGGGCCCACCTTCTCGGCGGGTCCCAACTTCGCATTCGAGCTGGCGGCCCGGCGGACGTCCGACGCGGACATGGCCGGACTCGACCTGAGCCGGGTCAAGGGCATCATCAGCGGAAGCGAACGCGTGCACTCCGCGACCCTGCGCCGGTTCACCGACCGGTTCTCGGCATTCGGCTTCCGAGGCGCGGCGATGTTCCCGTCGTACGGGCTGGCCGAAGCCACCCTCTATGTCGCATCGTCGCCGCCCGGACAGCCACCGACGACCGTTCGGTTCGACTACGAGAAGCTCTCCGCCGGCCACGCCAAGCGTTGCGGTGGCGAACGCGGTTCGGAACTCGTCAGTTACGGGCCCCCGCGGGCCTGCACCGTGCGGATCGTCGATCCCGACACCCAGGTCGAGAACCCGGCCGGAAAGATCGGCGAGATCTGGATCCACGGTGACAACGTGGCCGGTGGCTACTGGCGCAACCGCGAGGCCTCCCAGCGGACCTTCGGCGCACAGCTGACCGAGCCGTCCGGGGACACCCCGCGAGGCCCGTGGCTGCGGACCGGGGACCTCGGGGTGATGTCCGACGGCGAGCTGTTCATCGTCGGCCGAATCAAGGACCTGCTGATCGTCGACGGGCGGAACCACTATCCCGACGACATCGAGGCGACGATCCAGGAGATCACCGGAGGGCGGGCCGCGGCGATCTCGGTGCCCGACGACGCCACCGAACGACTGGTCGCCATCGCCGAGGTCAAGAAGCGGGGCAGCACCGAAGAAGAGGCGATGCGCACATTGCACAACGTGCGTCGGGCGGTGACGTCGGCGGTGTCCAAGTCACACAGCGTGCGGGTGACGGACCTCGTGTTCGTCGCACCCGGGTCGATACCGATCACCACGAGCGGCAAAGTGCGCCGCTCCGCCTGCACCGAGTGCTATCGCCAGGAACAGTTCAGCCGACTGGATGTGGGCGTATGA
- a CDS encoding flavin reductase family protein, with product MNTTIPLVAPHDFIRAITRTATPVSIVTAQVDGVPLGQTVSAFNRVSDEPAILGVCINRRSPIHHVISSCGAFNVSVLAREHSGVADSFAGRGGPDRPPFTFRDREWQTGVNGLPVFADGLAAFECTVHSITEIGSHLLYLGEVGRVVHRDAEPLLHQRGSYRTLAEQDTEGHHA from the coding sequence GTGAACACGACAATTCCGCTCGTCGCTCCGCACGACTTCATCCGCGCGATCACCCGTACGGCGACCCCGGTGTCCATCGTCACCGCGCAGGTCGACGGTGTGCCACTGGGTCAGACGGTGTCGGCGTTCAACCGCGTGTCCGACGAACCGGCGATTCTCGGTGTCTGCATCAACCGGCGCAGCCCGATCCACCATGTCATCAGCTCCTGCGGCGCCTTCAACGTCTCGGTGCTGGCCCGCGAGCACAGCGGTGTGGCCGACAGTTTCGCCGGAAGGGGCGGTCCGGATCGGCCACCGTTCACCTTCCGGGACCGGGAGTGGCAGACCGGCGTCAACGGGTTGCCGGTCTTCGCCGACGGCCTCGCCGCCTTCGAGTGCACCGTGCACAGCATCACTGAGATCGGATCGCACCTGCTGTATCTCGGCGAGGTCGGCAGGGTGGTGCACCGCGATGCCGAACCCCTGCTTCACCAACGCGGCAGCTACCGAACCTTGGCCGAGCAGGACACGGAAGGACACCACGCATGA
- a CDS encoding helix-turn-helix transcriptional regulator, with protein MPTASEARKDLALVLSYLTGRKLTLDEVLAAVEMSRSTFYYRQSKGTLTKTDTVLTAARNLGLNPVGVLVRFGHIADSEVADYIEDRGADTGPTGSVRGADLTARPDAPPL; from the coding sequence ATGCCCACGGCTAGCGAAGCGCGAAAGGACCTCGCGCTGGTCCTGTCGTACCTCACCGGCCGCAAACTCACCCTCGACGAAGTGCTCGCCGCCGTGGAGATGTCACGGTCGACGTTCTACTACCGCCAGTCGAAGGGCACGCTCACAAAGACCGACACCGTGCTCACCGCCGCACGCAATCTGGGACTCAACCCGGTGGGTGTCCTCGTGCGATTCGGCCATATCGCCGACAGCGAGGTGGCCGACTACATAGAAGACCGCGGTGCGGACACCGGGCCCACCGGGTCGGTGCGCGGCGCCGACCTCACGGCGCGCCCCGACGCGCCGCCCCTGTAG
- a CDS encoding DUF1028 domain-containing protein, whose protein sequence is MTFSLAAVDRDTGALGMVISSSSPAVASRCLNIRPGLGAAASQNVTDPRLGGLLLDRLAAGDSPREAMSAVVAGHEMRDYRQLTVLDRTGRCAAFSGAGSLGRHYHLEGDGVVAAGNMLAGRQTITGLVRGYERSTATEFERRLLDGLAAALTAGGEEGPVHAAGLLVYREVEWPETTLRVDWADDPYESLCALWDVWAPQRDDYVRRALDPAAAPSFGAPGDL, encoded by the coding sequence ATGACCTTCTCGCTCGCCGCCGTCGACCGCGACACGGGCGCACTGGGGATGGTCATCTCCTCGTCCTCACCCGCGGTGGCGTCGCGCTGCCTGAACATCCGGCCGGGTCTGGGGGCGGCCGCCAGCCAGAACGTCACCGATCCGCGCCTGGGCGGCCTGCTACTCGACCGGCTCGCGGCCGGTGACAGTCCACGGGAGGCCATGTCCGCCGTCGTCGCCGGCCACGAGATGCGGGACTACCGCCAGCTGACCGTGCTGGACCGCACCGGCCGCTGCGCGGCGTTCAGCGGGGCCGGGTCACTGGGCAGGCACTACCACCTCGAGGGCGACGGTGTGGTGGCCGCGGGCAACATGCTCGCGGGACGGCAGACGATCACCGGCCTGGTGCGCGGCTATGAGCGTTCCACCGCAACAGAATTCGAACGCAGACTGCTCGACGGACTGGCCGCCGCACTGACGGCCGGTGGAGAGGAGGGCCCGGTCCACGCGGCTGGGCTGCTGGTCTACCGCGAGGTGGAGTGGCCGGAGACCACACTGCGGGTGGACTGGGCGGACGACCCGTACGAATCGCTGTGCGCGCTATGGGACGTCTGGGCGCCGCAGCGCGACGACTACGTCCGGCGTGCGCTGGACCCTGCGGCGGCACCGTCGTTCGGGGCGCCCGGTGACCTCTGA
- the gcvP gene encoding aminomethyl-transferring glycine dehydrogenase has protein sequence MLDAHQPRFADRHIGPDSDAVAVMLDTIGVPALDDLAAKALPVNILDALSADGVAPGLECLPAPASEAEALAELRALAESNTVAVSMIGQGYFDTLTPPVLRRNILENPAWYTAYTPYQPEISQGRLEALLNFQTMVCDLTGLEVANASMLDEATAAAEAMTLMQRAGRSKSTRLAVDADVYRQTAAVLATRAQPLGIEIVAADLRQGLPEGDFFGVIVQLPGASGVLVDWAPLVAEAHERGALVAVGADLLAMTLVTPPGEYDADVAFGSTQRFGVPMGFGGPHAGYLAVHTKHARQLPGRLVGVSVDADGAPAYRLALQTREQHIRRDKATSNICTAQVLLAVMAAMYASYHGAEGLTSIARRVHGHARAVATGLVEAGVEVVHDAFFDTVLARVPGRAAEIRDAAKSHGINLWQVDSDHLSVACDEATTADHVAAVLAAFGATRGGQPFVGPEIATRTSPFLTHPAFTRYRTETAMMRYLRSLADKDIALDRSMIPLGSCTMKLNAAAEMEPITWPEFARQHPFAPEGDTPGLRRLIADLQTWLTGITGYDEISLQPNAGSQGEYAGLLAIKAFHDANGAPERDVCLIPSSAHGTNAASAALAGMRVVVVGCRPNGDVDLDDLRAKVTQNADRLAALMITYPSTHGVYEHDVADICAAVHDAGGQVYVDGANLNALVGLARPGRFGGDVSHLNLHKTFCIPHGGGGPGVGPVAVRAHLAPYLPGHPLAGELGDDYTVSAAPYGSASILPITWMYIRMMGAPGLRAASLTAIASANYIARRLDEYYPVLYTGENGMVAHECILDLRTITKQTGVTVDDVAKRLADFGFHAPTMSFPVAGTLMVEPTESESLAEVDAFCEAMIAIRAEIDQVGSGAWPVDDNPLRGAPHTAESLLVTEWNHPYTREQAAYPLGKGFRPKVWPPVRRIDGAYGDRNLMCSCPPVEAFA, from the coding sequence GTGCTCGATGCTCATCAGCCCCGTTTCGCCGACCGGCACATCGGTCCCGACTCCGACGCCGTCGCGGTCATGCTCGACACCATCGGTGTACCGGCGCTCGACGACCTCGCCGCCAAGGCGCTGCCCGTGAACATCCTCGACGCGCTGTCGGCCGACGGTGTCGCGCCCGGCCTAGAGTGCCTTCCCGCTCCCGCCTCGGAAGCCGAGGCGCTGGCCGAACTGCGCGCGTTGGCCGAGTCGAACACCGTTGCGGTGTCGATGATCGGCCAGGGCTACTTCGACACCCTCACGCCGCCGGTGTTGCGCCGCAACATCCTGGAGAACCCGGCCTGGTACACCGCGTACACCCCGTATCAGCCGGAGATCAGCCAGGGCCGCCTGGAGGCGCTGCTGAACTTCCAGACCATGGTCTGCGATCTGACCGGACTCGAGGTGGCCAATGCGTCGATGCTCGACGAGGCCACCGCCGCCGCCGAGGCCATGACGCTGATGCAGCGCGCCGGCCGCAGCAAGTCCACCCGCCTGGCCGTCGACGCCGACGTCTACCGCCAGACCGCGGCCGTCCTGGCCACCCGAGCCCAGCCGCTGGGGATCGAGATCGTCGCCGCCGATCTGCGCCAGGGTCTGCCCGAAGGCGACTTCTTCGGCGTGATCGTCCAGTTACCCGGTGCCAGTGGGGTGCTCGTCGACTGGGCGCCGCTGGTGGCGGAGGCGCACGAGCGCGGCGCCCTGGTCGCGGTCGGCGCGGATCTGCTGGCGATGACGCTGGTGACCCCGCCCGGTGAGTACGACGCCGATGTCGCGTTCGGCAGCACGCAGCGCTTCGGGGTGCCGATGGGCTTCGGTGGCCCGCACGCCGGCTACCTCGCGGTGCACACCAAGCATGCCCGGCAACTGCCCGGTCGCCTGGTCGGGGTGTCGGTCGACGCCGACGGCGCACCGGCCTACCGTCTCGCGCTGCAGACCCGCGAACAGCACATCCGCCGGGACAAGGCCACCAGCAACATCTGCACCGCGCAGGTGTTGCTGGCGGTGATGGCGGCCATGTACGCCAGCTACCACGGCGCCGAGGGGCTCACCTCGATCGCCCGCCGCGTCCACGGACATGCCCGCGCGGTCGCGACCGGACTCGTGGAGGCCGGGGTCGAGGTGGTGCATGACGCGTTCTTCGACACCGTGCTGGCCCGCGTGCCGGGCCGCGCCGCCGAGATCCGCGACGCCGCGAAGTCGCACGGCATCAACCTCTGGCAGGTCGATTCCGATCACCTCTCGGTTGCGTGTGACGAGGCGACCACCGCCGACCACGTTGCTGCCGTGCTGGCGGCGTTCGGTGCCACGCGTGGCGGCCAGCCGTTCGTCGGACCCGAGATCGCGACGCGCACTTCGCCATTCCTGACACATCCGGCGTTCACCCGGTACCGCACCGAAACCGCGATGATGCGCTATCTGCGTTCTCTGGCCGATAAGGACATCGCGCTGGACCGCAGCATGATCCCGCTCGGATCGTGCACGATGAAGCTCAACGCCGCTGCGGAGATGGAGCCGATCACCTGGCCGGAGTTCGCCAGGCAGCATCCGTTCGCCCCCGAGGGCGACACCCCGGGCCTGCGCCGGCTGATCGCCGATCTCCAGACGTGGCTCACCGGCATCACCGGCTACGACGAGATCTCGTTGCAGCCCAACGCCGGATCGCAGGGTGAGTACGCCGGCCTGCTGGCGATCAAGGCTTTCCACGACGCCAACGGCGCACCCGAGCGGGATGTGTGTCTGATTCCCTCGAGCGCGCACGGCACCAACGCCGCATCGGCAGCGCTGGCGGGGATGCGGGTGGTCGTGGTGGGCTGCCGGCCCAACGGCGACGTCGACCTGGACGACCTGCGCGCCAAGGTCACCCAGAACGCCGACCGGTTGGCCGCGCTGATGATCACCTACCCGTCCACCCACGGGGTGTACGAGCACGACGTCGCGGACATCTGTGCGGCGGTGCACGACGCGGGTGGCCAGGTGTACGTCGACGGCGCGAACCTCAACGCGCTGGTGGGCCTCGCCCGGCCCGGCCGGTTCGGCGGTGACGTCAGCCACCTCAACCTGCACAAGACGTTCTGCATCCCGCACGGCGGCGGCGGCCCGGGTGTCGGGCCGGTCGCGGTGCGCGCGCACCTGGCGCCGTACCTGCCGGGTCACCCGCTCGCCGGCGAACTGGGTGACGACTACACCGTGTCGGCCGCGCCGTACGGGTCGGCGTCGATCCTTCCGATCACCTGGATGTACATCCGCATGATGGGTGCGCCCGGCCTGCGCGCGGCGTCGCTGACCGCGATCGCGTCGGCCAACTACATCGCCCGCCGTCTCGACGAGTACTACCCGGTGCTCTACACCGGGGAGAACGGCATGGTTGCCCACGAGTGCATCCTGGATCTGCGCACCATTACCAAGCAGACCGGCGTCACTGTCGACGACGTCGCAAAGCGGTTGGCGGACTTCGGTTTCCACGCGCCCACGATGAGCTTCCCGGTGGCGGGTACGTTGATGGTGGAGCCGACGGAGAGCGAATCGCTGGCCGAGGTCGACGCGTTCTGCGAGGCGATGATCGCGATCCGCGCCGAGATCGACCAGGTCGGTTCGGGCGCATGGCCGGTGGACGACAACCCGCTGCGCGGTGCACCGCACACCGCGGAGTCCCTGCTGGTGACCGAGTGGAACCACCCCTATACCCGCGAGCAGGCGGCCTACCCGCTGGGCAAGGGATTCCGGCCCAAGGTGTGGCCCCCGGTTCGGCGGATCGACGGGGCGTACGGCGACCGCAACCTGATGTGTTCCTGCCCGCCCGTCGAGGCGTTCGCCTGA
- a CDS encoding thioesterase II family protein: MAGQPTLFIFPHAGGSAEYYIPFARAFSSKVKRVAVQYPGRRGTHDVGSFSAIPDLADQACAMLDSGVRDGGPVAFFGHSMGALVAFEAALRFEAQGNSVAALFVSACAAPGRAGFEYVPEHDRGLLDVVSELTGANREFLDNEEFAAKILPTLRGMRAIANYDCPADATVSCPIHAYLGDEDDVATYEKVQSWAQRTTGEFSARVFRGHHFYVEDHVTELAGDIEQKIAVTCSA, translated from the coding sequence ATGGCCGGGCAGCCGACGTTGTTCATCTTTCCGCACGCGGGCGGCAGCGCGGAGTACTACATTCCGTTTGCGCGCGCGTTCTCGAGCAAGGTGAAGCGCGTCGCAGTGCAGTACCCCGGGCGCCGGGGGACACATGACGTCGGATCATTCAGTGCGATACCAGATCTCGCGGATCAGGCGTGCGCGATGCTGGATTCGGGCGTTCGCGACGGCGGCCCGGTTGCTTTCTTCGGGCACAGTATGGGGGCCCTGGTCGCGTTCGAGGCCGCCTTGCGCTTCGAGGCCCAGGGCAATTCCGTTGCTGCGCTTTTCGTCTCGGCGTGCGCGGCGCCCGGGAGGGCCGGATTCGAGTACGTCCCGGAGCACGATCGCGGGTTGCTCGACGTCGTCAGCGAGCTGACAGGTGCGAACCGGGAGTTCCTCGACAACGAGGAATTCGCCGCGAAGATCCTGCCCACGCTGCGCGGGATGCGTGCGATCGCGAACTACGACTGCCCGGCTGACGCAACGGTGTCGTGTCCGATCCATGCCTACCTCGGCGACGAGGACGATGTCGCCACCTACGAGAAGGTGCAATCGTGGGCACAGCGGACGACGGGCGAATTCAGCGCCCGCGTTTTCCGCGGCCATCACTTCTATGTCGAGGATCATGTGACCGAACTGGCCGGCGACATCGAACAGAAGATCGCGGTGACCTGCAGCGCCTGA
- a CDS encoding RidA family protein: MTHQRIRPFNTRDTYPEQNLDNDLCQAVVAGDTIYLRGQIGQDLDTAANVGVGDVTAQAEQAMANIATLLGEAGASLNDIVKVTVYLVDPRYRESVYRVMGRWLRGVHPVSTGLVVSALARPEWLVEIDAVAVRQAGS, from the coding sequence GTGACACACCAGCGGATCCGTCCCTTCAACACCCGCGACACCTACCCGGAGCAGAACCTGGACAACGACCTGTGTCAAGCCGTTGTCGCCGGCGACACCATCTATCTGCGCGGCCAGATCGGTCAGGATCTCGACACCGCGGCCAACGTCGGCGTCGGCGATGTCACCGCACAGGCAGAACAGGCGATGGCCAATATCGCCACCCTGCTCGGCGAAGCCGGCGCATCGCTGAACGACATCGTCAAGGTGACCGTCTACCTCGTCGACCCCCGGTACCGGGAGAGCGTCTACCGGGTGATGGGCCGCTGGCTGCGCGGTGTTCACCCGGTGTCCACGGGTCTGGTGGTCAGCGCGCTGGCCCGACCGGAGTGGCTGGTCGAGATCGACGCGGTCGCGGTGCGGCAGGCGGGGTCATGA
- a CDS encoding 4-hydroxyphenylacetate 3-hydroxylase family protein translates to MIKTGEQYRDEIRSGREIYIDGERVDDLTKHPMFAPIVDIRARIYDLAHEAQTQDVMTYVDETGERNAIANKLPLTQQDWHDKRTAIDLVLDEARGVVTRVGDETVGEMWALYDGQDVLNEVDPRFAENIRRHVHKAATGDPFHISANTDPKGDRSKRPQDQDPDMLLHVVRETDDGIIVRGAKYETAAPYATQAYTKPTIANWGDAELSDYAVGFIADLNAPNLKFICRTGFAGRRDAADYPLSNRVDEVESLVIFDNVLIPWDDILFYRHTRAATFVRSCLHRYSALPYVHRSIRFADLMIGAALYNVRQTGLDKNPAVQEKLAMLACYREGIDAHLTASIATAETSPGGLLMPNQSLLYAGRVWAQTQLPQMMHYARELCGGQICITPDSATFGIPGAAPWLEKYYSITDEWQADDRRKLLAFARDLLNSDYAGHRLTFQLFAQAPPFAHYQAVYRNFDFDGPLAMVRSAAELSDRVDGGAPA, encoded by the coding sequence ATGATCAAGACCGGCGAGCAGTACCGCGACGAAATCCGCAGCGGGCGCGAAATCTACATCGACGGCGAACGGGTCGACGACCTCACCAAGCACCCGATGTTCGCACCGATCGTCGACATCCGGGCGCGCATCTACGACTTGGCTCACGAGGCGCAGACCCAGGACGTGATGACCTACGTCGACGAGACCGGCGAGCGGAACGCCATCGCGAACAAGTTGCCGCTCACACAACAAGATTGGCACGACAAGCGCACCGCCATCGATCTGGTCCTCGACGAGGCGCGTGGCGTGGTGACTCGGGTGGGCGACGAGACCGTCGGCGAGATGTGGGCACTCTACGACGGTCAGGACGTGCTCAACGAGGTCGATCCCCGGTTCGCCGAGAACATCCGGCGCCATGTCCACAAGGCCGCGACCGGGGATCCGTTCCACATCTCGGCCAACACCGATCCGAAGGGCGACAGGTCGAAGCGGCCTCAGGATCAGGACCCCGACATGCTGCTGCACGTGGTCAGGGAAACCGATGACGGCATCATCGTGCGGGGTGCCAAGTACGAGACCGCCGCACCGTATGCCACCCAGGCGTACACCAAACCGACCATCGCCAACTGGGGCGACGCCGAGCTCTCCGACTACGCCGTGGGTTTCATCGCGGATCTCAACGCACCGAACCTGAAATTTATCTGCCGCACCGGTTTCGCCGGGCGCCGCGACGCCGCGGACTACCCGTTGTCGAATCGGGTGGACGAGGTGGAGTCGCTGGTGATCTTCGACAACGTCCTCATCCCGTGGGACGACATCCTGTTCTACCGGCACACGAGGGCCGCCACGTTCGTCCGCAGCTGTCTGCACCGCTACAGCGCGCTGCCCTACGTGCACCGCTCGATCCGGTTCGCCGATCTGATGATCGGCGCAGCGCTGTACAACGTCCGCCAGACCGGTCTCGACAAGAACCCTGCCGTGCAGGAGAAGCTGGCGATGTTGGCCTGCTACCGGGAGGGCATCGACGCGCATCTGACGGCCTCGATCGCGACGGCCGAGACGAGCCCCGGCGGACTGCTGATGCCGAACCAGTCGCTGCTCTACGCCGGACGGGTGTGGGCGCAGACCCAACTGCCGCAGATGATGCACTACGCGCGCGAGCTGTGCGGCGGGCAGATCTGCATCACCCCCGACTCGGCCACCTTCGGTATCCCCGGTGCGGCGCCGTGGCTGGAGAAGTACTACTCGATCACCGACGAGTGGCAGGCCGACGACCGTCGCAAACTGCTGGCCTTCGCCCGTGACCTGCTCAACAGTGACTACGCCGGGCACCGGCTGACGTTCCAGTTGTTCGCGCAGGCACCGCCTTTCGCGCACTACCAGGCCGTGTACCGCAACTTCGACTTCGACGGACCGTTGGCGATGGTGCGGTCCGCCGCGGAGCTGTCCGACCGGGTGGACGGAGGCGCGCCCGCGTGA